A genome region from Rhipicephalus microplus isolate Deutch F79 unplaced genomic scaffold, USDA_Rmic scaffold_15, whole genome shotgun sequence includes the following:
- the LOC142784691 gene encoding uncharacterized protein LOC142784691, which produces MERRRTRLVRLASTASDSAEEVPREENAPNEAGAQCACSASQQVKELENEVRVLRKRLEVAENMLDSYDMVKKLRKILRKTEKDPSPAVEAERVNIGGGVLVEKTLLERLHSHCNGPTKFARHLLRGVFTLEEMRGKSLFGKGSNANKNAEVKEALDPVRVNAVNGELLMMPCRFFFSYSCFRFHICVLMLCVCGAESKMWLYHFLSVS; this is translated from the exons ATGGAGCGCCGGCGAACAAGGCTGGTGCGGTTGGCGAGCACGGCTTCGGACAGTGCCGAGGAGGTGCCTCGAGAGGAGAATGCGCCGAACGAG GCTGGTGCTCAGTGTGCCTGCAGTGCCTCACAGCAGGTCAAAGAGCTTGAAAATGAGGTCCGGGTGCTGCGCAAGCGGCTAGAAGTTGCTGAAAACATGCTTG ACTCCTATGACATGGTGAAAAAGTTGAGAAAAATCTTGAGGAAGACTGAGAAAGACCCATCTCCTGCTGTTGAAGCCGAAAGG GTTAACATCGGTGGAGGCGTTTTGGTTGAGAAAACGCTCCTGGAGCGCCTCCATTCTCACTGCAATGGGCCTACAAAGTTCGCCAGGCATCTTCTCCGGGGTGTttttactctggaggagatgcgTGGCAAATCACTCTTCGGCAAGGGCAGCAACGCCAATAAGAATGCCGAAGTAAAGGAGGCACTGGACCCAGTCAGGGTCAACGCAGTGAATGGTGAGTTACTAATGATGCCATGtagattttttttctcatattCTTGTTTCAGATTTCATATTTGTGTCTTGATGTTGTGTGTATGCGGGGCTGAAAGCAAAATGTGGCTCTACCATTTTTTATCTGTTTCTTAG